One stretch of Bombus vancouverensis nearcticus chromosome 16, iyBomVanc1_principal, whole genome shotgun sequence DNA includes these proteins:
- the LOC117161167 gene encoding uncharacterized protein LOC117161167, with translation MEDPKKMESKQKQFSDDDDVSVIAVIRKENDRWSMEQQDENPVKQQERKRVFELSDEQCKMALRKQLDLDSLSTEQNSKAKEYEAVEILRKLPPGTIVIKREKIYKDDSDYVRESTETSSGGSSSSSGVTKVKRIHRATRKNRGTAEVRRNPTRVTKKDQDKDFSRPRQRLLSAKRKEMLFNSEHIKRGKSSTMPYMNTRSVTRKMYNVGATYQAPTVRDATEWKEWPAHGMHERPVFHPQVGLAAEYLGRYFTSLDGFSYREIIDRPEIEVVSVDPHCDYLPSSAEKKRTKKIKPNKGSSNSKGAKSVSLESTEKNKSFETCMHESFHCVLGYCSQIMTPSYKTNVEGKISMLNESKNLSNTSKEIEQHSSAINTLERSSKSDSSVLSFKENLQKSVEENKFMDNYAITMFPQNVKNFTQVPKTRLFPAQKVYIANPQKSIAFTNAKTFQGGHMKIQEMARPSKSPFIIINPLDTKETQLLNPSTSTINVSRMEESSASEETLGEVTSIYKNVSSEEMTVKQAPVKQRNKVEFTMTKHLLDNMQQNKIQFGKESNSMEKKICYETTSKQLNLKTMSGGMSKAWCTGEASEIAKILSEYNKSNLKKPAIENQIPYTNVKNIRVKELCNKEENTKQSVQESFMDRNVNITFPQGKWRRFHLTVEKLKDLKSNSNEKRQSLGIPNKQSLFKIDQTIGEISSDRKIEVPKQVEIVQRGQSSIMNLEKKESILMVNNSVDSAIVKTQSLQELLENTAMLYCAATGTHQDDLANYIDNLDGVQSIQWLESCKDLIV, from the exons ATGGAAGATCCGAAGAAAATGGAATCGAAACAAAAACAATTTTccgatgatgatgatgtgagCGTGATTGCTGtgataagaaaagaaaacgatcgGTGGTCGATGGAGCAACAAGATGAAAACCCGGTTAAGCAGCAAGAGAGGAAACGAGTGTTCGAGTTGAGCGACGAACAGTGCAAAATGGCACTCCGGAAACAGCTCGATCTGGATTCGTTATCGACCGAGCAGAACAGCAAGGCTAAGGAATACGAGGCTGTCGAAATTTTGCGGAAACTTCCGCCTGGCACCATTGTGATTAAACGCGAAAAGATATATAAAGATGATAGCGATTATGTAAGGGAGTCTACTGAAACGAGTAGCGGTGGATCGTCTTCTAGCAGTGGAGTGACCAAGGTTAAGAGGATCCATCGCGCTACGAGGAAAAA ccGTGGAACAGCGGAAGTCAGAAGAAATCCCACGCGCGTTACCAAAAAAGACCAGGACAAGGATTTTTCCCGCCCAAGACAACGATTACTTTCTGCGAAACGAAAGGAGATGCTGTTCAATTCTGAACACATTAAACGTGGAAAATCTTCCACCATGCCTTACATGAACACAAGATCTGTTACTCGTAAAATGTATAATGTGGGGGCAACTTATCAAGCGCCCACTGTAAGAGATGCAACAGAGTGGAAAGAATGGCCTGCTCATGGCATGCATGAACGACCTGTGTTTCACCCACAA gtTGGCCTGGCTGCAGAATATTTGGGTCGTTACTTTACAAGCTTAGACGGATTCTCTTACCGAGAAATAATCGACAGACCGGAAATAGAAGTGGTATCCGTGGATCCCCATTGTGACTACCTCCCATCATCTGCTGAAAAAAAACGAACCAAAAAGATCAAGCCTAACAAAGGCTCTTCCAATTCCAAAGGTGCAAAATCAGTCTCTTTAGAGTCTACTGAAAAGAACAAATCTTTTGAAACTTGCATGCATGAAAGTTTTCACTGTGTTCTTGGTTACTGTTCTCAAATAATGACGCCAAGTTACAAAACGAATGTAGAAGGGAAAATAAGCATGTTAAACGAGAGCAAAAATTTATCCAACACTAGCAAGGAAATAGAACAGCATTCTTCGGCGATAAACACACTAGAACGCAGCTCCAAAAGCGATTCTTCTGTCTTAAGTTTTAAGGAGAATTTACAGAAATCAGTGGAAGAGAACAAATTCATGGACAATTACGCAATCACGATGTTCCCACAAAATGTGAAGAATTTTACTCAGGTTCCAAAAACACGTTTATTTCCTGCTCAGAAGGTTTATATAGCCAATCCTCAGAAATCCATTGCGTTCACTAATGCAAAAACCTTTCAAGGAGGGCATATGAAGATTCAAGAAATGGCACGACCTTCCAAGAGCCCTTTTATCATAATAAACCCTTTAGACACAAAGGAGACACAACTTTTGAACCCAAGTACTAGTACCATAAATGTGAGCAGAATGGAAGAATCTTCAGCCAGTGAAGAGACGTTAGGAGAAGTGACTTCTATATATAAGAATGTATCCAGTGAAGAGATGACAGTGAAACAGGCTCCTGTAAAGCAAAGAAACAAAGTGGAATTCACAATGACAAAACATCTTTTAGATAATATGCAACAGAATAAAATTCAGTTTGGAAAAGAATCAAATTCCATGGAAAAGAAAATATGTTACGAAACTACTAGCAAACAGTTGAACTTAAAAACCATGTCTGGCGGCATGAGCAAGGCCTGGTGCACTGGAGAAGCTTCAGAAATAGCAAAAATTCTTTCTGAGTAcaataaaagtaatttaaaaaagccaGCTATAGAAAACCAGATACCCTATACCAATGTAAAGAACATTAGAGTTAAAGAGCTCTGTAATAAGGAAGAAAATACCAAACAAAGTGTTCAAGAGAGTTTTATGGACAGAAATGTGAATATAACTTTTCCTCAGGGAAAATGGAGGCGGTTTCATTTAACTGTGGAGAAGCTGAAAGACCTAAAAAGTAATTCCAATGAGAAGAGACAGTCTTTGGGGATTCCGAATAAACAGTCATTGTTTAAAATTGATCAGACAATTGGAGAAATTTCATCTGATAGAAAAATTGAAGTTCCTAAACAAGTGGAAATTGTTCAAAGGGGACAATCAAGTATAATGAActtggaaaagaaagaaagcatTCTGATGGTGAATAATAGCGTAGATTCAGCTATTGTGAAGACACAATCTTTACAAGAATTGTTGGAGAATACCGCCATGTTATATTGCGCCGCTACTGGAACTCACCAAGACGATTTGGCTAATTATATCGATAATTTAGACGGCGTTCAGAGCATACAATGGTTAGAAAGTTGCAAGGATTTAATTGTATGA
- the LOC117161161 gene encoding uncharacterized protein LOC117161161 isoform X1: MASHSSYEYEDRGQRMRHRVGTTSRAADSTVACTSSQYYVGPSSDISEEDLAELPSCVYAGRSTQHVAHTSPHTHSPLHYHMPVSTPDHNDTEINGVEEGYYPNGSPYRIQRHAANIRERKRMLSSINSAFDELRVHVPTFPYEKRLSKIDTLRLAIAYIALLREVLAARLDPLTYVERCLRGEINGERAEWNTSDLTARLSWINWENLGVNPNRRSVLTTLALTTDNMN; this comes from the exons ATGGCGAGCCATTCGAGTTACGAGTATGAAGACAGGGGGCAGAGGATGAGGCACCGGGTCGGTACCACTTCCAGGGCGGCTGACTCCACTGTGGCTTGCACTAG CAGTCAGTATTACGTGGGTCCAAGCAGTGATATCAGCGAGGAGGACCTTGCAGAGCTTCCTTCCTGCGTTTACGCGGGTAGATCCACTCAACACGTCGCACACACCTCCCCACATACTCATTCTCCTCTCCATTACCACATGCCGGTTTCTACACCtg ATCACAATGATACGGAGATCAATGGTGTAGAAGAGGGCTACTACCCAAATGGCAGCCCCTATAGAATTCAACGACACGCCGCCAATATACGCGAAAGAAAACGCATGCTGAG CAGCATCAACTCGGCTTTCGACGAGCTCCGAGTTCACGTTCCAACGTTTCCATATGAGAAGAGGCTGTCCAAGATTGATACTCTACGTCTGGCTATAGCGTATATCGCGCTCCTTCGAGAAGTGTTGGCTGCAAGGCTCGACCCATTGACCTACGTCGAGAGGTGCCTTAGAGGAGAAATAAATGGTGAACGCGCTGAATGGAACACCAGTG ATCTAACAGCACGTTTGTCGTGGATAAATTGGGAGAATTTAGGCGTGAATCCTAATCGACGGTCAGTCTTAACCACGCTCGCCCTAACGACGGacaatatgaattaa
- the LOC117161161 gene encoding uncharacterized protein LOC117161161 isoform X2 — protein MASHSSYEYEDRGQRMRHRVGTTSRAADSTVACTSSQYYVGPSSDISEEDLAELPSCVYAGRSTQHVAHTSPHTHSPLHYHMPVSTPDHNDTEINGVEEGYYPNGSPYRIQRHAANIRERKRMLSINSAFDELRVHVPTFPYEKRLSKIDTLRLAIAYIALLREVLAARLDPLTYVERCLRGEINGERAEWNTSDLTARLSWINWENLGVNPNRRSVLTTLALTTDNMN, from the exons ATGGCGAGCCATTCGAGTTACGAGTATGAAGACAGGGGGCAGAGGATGAGGCACCGGGTCGGTACCACTTCCAGGGCGGCTGACTCCACTGTGGCTTGCACTAG CAGTCAGTATTACGTGGGTCCAAGCAGTGATATCAGCGAGGAGGACCTTGCAGAGCTTCCTTCCTGCGTTTACGCGGGTAGATCCACTCAACACGTCGCACACACCTCCCCACATACTCATTCTCCTCTCCATTACCACATGCCGGTTTCTACACCtg ATCACAATGATACGGAGATCAATGGTGTAGAAGAGGGCTACTACCCAAATGGCAGCCCCTATAGAATTCAACGACACGCCGCCAATATACGCGAAAGAAAACGCATGCTGAG CATCAACTCGGCTTTCGACGAGCTCCGAGTTCACGTTCCAACGTTTCCATATGAGAAGAGGCTGTCCAAGATTGATACTCTACGTCTGGCTATAGCGTATATCGCGCTCCTTCGAGAAGTGTTGGCTGCAAGGCTCGACCCATTGACCTACGTCGAGAGGTGCCTTAGAGGAGAAATAAATGGTGAACGCGCTGAATGGAACACCAGTG ATCTAACAGCACGTTTGTCGTGGATAAATTGGGAGAATTTAGGCGTGAATCCTAATCGACGGTCAGTCTTAACCACGCTCGCCCTAACGACGGacaatatgaattaa